In a single window of the Acinetobacter sp. CS-2 genome:
- the nadB gene encoding L-aspartate oxidase codes for MNMSNLNTTHHFDVIIVGSGGAGLSLALSLPDHFNIAVLAKSALTEASTFYAQGGVAAVLDETDSIEQHIDDTMIAGAHLCEREAVKQTVEGGKPSVDFLLKHGVQFTLDEQEQLHLTREGGHSQRRIIHAADATGRAISTTLVQRAREKQNITIFENYIAIDLITSKKLGLKDQENRALGLYALDEKTEKVHTFLAPSTALACGGAMKAYLYTSNPDIATGDGIAMAYRAGCRVANMEFNQFHPTCLYHPQARSFLITEAMRGEGAYLRLPDGERFMLRFDERAELAPRDIVARAIDYEIKRLGIRHVWLDITHKPAEFVKEHFPTLYARLLELGIDITKDMIPVVPAAHYTCGGVVVDENSQTDLQGLYAIGETSYTGLHGANRMASNSLLECFVYGMSAAKHIESLFNPDYVSRDAPSWDDSQVMNPDENVVILQNWDELRQTMWNYVGIVRTTKRLQRALHRIEMLKREITEYYQDYHVSKNLIELRNLVLVSEMIVRCAMARKESRGLHYTLDYPELGPELRKTVLTPPNFQVETPLVNVDA; via the coding sequence ATGAACATGTCTAATTTAAATACAACACATCATTTTGACGTGATCATTGTAGGCAGTGGTGGTGCAGGTTTAAGCCTGGCTTTATCATTACCAGATCATTTCAATATTGCTGTTTTGGCCAAATCGGCACTCACCGAAGCCAGTACTTTTTATGCACAAGGCGGTGTCGCGGCGGTTTTAGATGAAACTGACTCAATTGAACAGCATATTGATGACACCATGATTGCAGGTGCACATTTATGTGAGCGTGAAGCGGTCAAGCAGACTGTAGAAGGCGGCAAACCTTCGGTCGACTTTCTGCTAAAACATGGCGTGCAATTTACCTTGGATGAACAGGAACAATTGCATTTAACCCGTGAAGGCGGTCACTCCCAACGCCGTATCATCCATGCTGCAGATGCGACAGGTCGCGCCATTTCAACCACTTTGGTGCAACGTGCCCGTGAAAAGCAAAACATCACTATTTTTGAAAATTATATTGCCATTGATTTAATTACTTCAAAAAAACTCGGCCTGAAAGATCAAGAAAATCGTGCGTTGGGTTTATACGCGCTCGATGAAAAGACTGAAAAAGTCCATACCTTCTTGGCACCTTCTACAGCCTTGGCGTGTGGCGGGGCGATGAAAGCCTATCTGTATACCTCCAATCCGGATATTGCGACCGGTGATGGTATTGCCATGGCCTATCGTGCAGGTTGCAGGGTTGCCAATATGGAATTTAACCAGTTCCATCCAACCTGCCTGTATCATCCGCAAGCACGCTCCTTTTTAATTACCGAAGCCATGCGTGGTGAAGGAGCTTATTTACGCTTGCCTGATGGTGAACGTTTCATGCTGCGTTTTGATGAACGTGCTGAACTGGCACCGCGTGATATTGTGGCACGTGCTATTGACTATGAAATTAAACGTTTGGGTATCCGTCATGTCTGGCTGGATATCACGCATAAACCAGCCGAGTTTGTGAAAGAACATTTCCCTACCCTGTACGCACGTTTATTGGAACTTGGCATCGACATTACCAAAGACATGATTCCCGTGGTTCCTGCGGCGCATTATACCTGTGGCGGTGTGGTGGTCGATGAAAACAGCCAGACCGACCTTCAAGGTTTATACGCCATTGGTGAAACCTCTTATACCGGCTTACACGGTGCTAACCGGATGGCGAGTAACTCACTTTTAGAATGTTTTGTCTACGGCATGAGTGCAGCCAAACATATAGAAAGCCTGTTCAATCCAGATTATGTTTCTCGTGATGCACCAAGCTGGGATGATTCCCAAGTTATGAATCCGGATGAAAATGTCGTTATTCTGCAAAACTGGGATGAACTGCGTCAGACCATGTGGAACTATGTTGGTATTGTCCGCACCACTAAACGTCTGCAACGTGCCTTACATCGTATCGAAATGTTGAAGCGTGAAATCACTGAATATTATCAGGATTACCATGTCAGCAAAAACCTGATTGAATTACGTAACCTGGTACTGGTTTCAGAGATGATTGTACGCTGTGCCATGGCACGCAAGGAATCACGCGGTTTGCATTACACTCTGGATTATCCGGAGCTTGGGCCTGAATTACGTAAAACGGTACTAACTCCACCCAACTTCCAGGTGGAAACTCCGTTGGTCAATGTAGATGCTTAA
- a CDS encoding alpha/beta hydrolase, with protein MIHTVIVPGVGGSEHAHWQSWLQRQLMSCSRVQQQDWNTPVLQNWIAEFVKTVAPIQGSIQIVAHSFGCLTTVAALAQHTELNQKIKNLILVAPANPARFGEAGFSRDSQQDYQYYFHQLKIAVPTTLLISENDPWLNFEDAQQLAKAWELNPVNLGQVGHINVASGFGPFPEIYDYLISENVLQHINFTDDSKCFFKFAI; from the coding sequence ATGATTCATACCGTAATTGTTCCAGGCGTAGGTGGCAGTGAACATGCACACTGGCAGTCGTGGCTGCAACGACAACTCATGTCATGCTCCCGTGTGCAACAACAGGACTGGAACACACCTGTGTTACAAAACTGGATTGCCGAGTTTGTAAAGACCGTGGCACCTATTCAGGGCAGCATCCAGATTGTCGCGCATAGTTTTGGTTGTTTAACTACTGTGGCAGCTTTAGCCCAGCATACGGAACTCAATCAAAAAATTAAAAATTTGATTCTGGTTGCACCTGCCAATCCTGCCCGTTTTGGTGAAGCCGGTTTTTCACGTGATAGTCAGCAAGATTATCAATACTATTTTCATCAGCTGAAAATTGCTGTGCCAACAACTTTACTGATCAGTGAAAATGATCCCTGGTTAAATTTTGAAGATGCCCAGCAACTTGCAAAGGCGTGGGAACTTAATCCGGTTAATCTGGGTCAGGTTGGACATATTAATGTTGCTTCCGGTTTTGGGCCTTTTCCTGAAATTTATGATTATTTAATTTCAGAAAATGTGCTGCAACATATCAATTTTACTGATGATAGCAAGTGCTTTTTCAAATTTGCAATTTAA
- the pabC gene encoding aminodeoxychorismate lyase, translating into MPCFKNAREINEVSLQDRAFHYGDGCFTTARVRHGKIELESLHRARLQLSCERLMLQADLSCIEKTLALLQQQFLELNGTLKIIISRGEGQRGYSLPDHPADFWVFFYPQAVGDFQIEKIKSGVLQQALGLSMPNLVGLKSLNRLEQVLLKHEADQRGWAEALVTDVQGTVVEGVSSNCFIRLNNAWITPELRYNGVHGVMRAEILSRMQQHGIHCEQRFIEMEDIAKFESLFFCNALSPMKAVTELNRKPLNIQPCIELFNILQLNQIH; encoded by the coding sequence ATGCCATGTTTTAAGAATGCACGGGAAATAAATGAAGTGTCATTACAGGACCGTGCTTTTCATTACGGAGATGGCTGTTTCACCACGGCACGTGTTCGGCATGGCAAAATTGAACTTGAAAGCTTGCATCGGGCACGGCTACAGTTAAGTTGTGAACGGCTGATGTTGCAGGCAGATTTAAGCTGCATTGAAAAAACTTTGGCTCTACTACAACAGCAGTTTCTTGAACTAAATGGCACATTAAAAATCATCATCAGTCGTGGTGAGGGACAACGCGGCTATAGCTTGCCTGATCATCCGGCAGATTTCTGGGTGTTTTTTTATCCCCAAGCAGTCGGTGATTTTCAGATAGAGAAAATTAAATCCGGGGTGTTACAGCAAGCATTAGGGCTGAGCATGCCCAATCTGGTGGGCTTGAAAAGCCTGAACCGTTTGGAACAGGTCTTGTTAAAACATGAAGCAGATCAGCGCGGATGGGCTGAAGCTTTAGTGACCGATGTACAAGGCACTGTTGTGGAGGGAGTAAGCAGTAATTGTTTCATTCGTTTAAACAATGCCTGGATTACACCAGAACTTCGCTATAATGGCGTGCATGGGGTGATGCGGGCCGAAATTTTGTCCCGAATGCAGCAGCATGGTATTCACTGTGAACAGCGGTTTATTGAAATGGAAGACATTGCAAAATTTGAAAGCCTGTTTTTTTGTAATGCCTTAAGTCCCATGAAAGCTGTGACTGAACTTAACCGGAAACCGTTGAATATTCAGCCGTGTATTGAACTCTTTAATATCCTTCAATTGAATCAGATTCATTAA
- the cysT gene encoding sulfate ABC transporter permease subunit CysT yields MSQRSRVLPGFGLSLGFTLAYLSLIVLIPLSAVFIKSLGIGWDGLWEILSSERILKSLQLSFSAALFAALVNVVFGLLLAWCLVRYSFPGKRIIDALVDLPFALPTAVAGIALTSLYAPTGWVGQYLEPIGIKVAYTPIGITLALIFIGLPFVVRTVQPVLSDLETELEEAASALGANRFQIVSKIILPILFPALLTGFALAFARGVGEYGSVIFIAGNQPFETEIAPLMIISRLEEYDYAGATTIAVVMLVLSFAILFLINLLQAWANKRTGRTAR; encoded by the coding sequence ATGTCGCAGCGATCCCGAGTGCTGCCAGGATTTGGTCTTTCTCTAGGCTTTACCCTAGCGTATCTGTCATTAATCGTGCTTATTCCACTATCTGCGGTGTTTATCAAATCGCTAGGTATAGGCTGGGATGGTTTATGGGAAATTTTAAGTTCAGAACGTATCTTAAAATCTTTGCAGTTAAGTTTTAGTGCTGCCCTATTTGCAGCCTTAGTCAATGTCGTGTTTGGCTTGTTACTGGCATGGTGCTTGGTCCGTTACAGTTTTCCCGGTAAACGTATTATTGATGCTTTGGTCGATTTACCCTTTGCCCTGCCAACAGCGGTGGCGGGTATTGCCCTAACCTCATTATATGCACCTACAGGCTGGGTCGGTCAGTATCTGGAACCCATCGGAATTAAAGTAGCCTATACCCCGATCGGGATTACTCTGGCGCTGATTTTTATTGGCTTGCCTTTCGTTGTACGTACCGTACAGCCTGTACTGAGTGATCTTGAAACCGAACTTGAAGAAGCGGCTTCTGCTCTGGGTGCCAACCGTTTTCAGATTGTCAGCAAAATTATCCTGCCCATTCTGTTTCCAGCACTACTGACTGGTTTTGCCCTAGCCTTTGCACGTGGTGTGGGTGAATATGGTTCCGTGATCTTTATTGCCGGTAACCAGCCATTTGAAACTGAAATCGCGCCCTTGATGATTATTTCCCGTCTGGAAGAATATGACTACGCAGGTGCAACCACCATTGCCGTGGTGATGCTGGTCCTGTCATTCGCGATTTTATTCCTGATTAACTTGCTCCAAGCATGGGCAAACAAACGTACCGGGAGAACAGCACGATGA
- the tmk gene encoding dTMP kinase: protein MFISFEGTEGVGKTTLIGKIYDYLQQQGHEVVLTREPGGTPMAEQIRSLLLSVNHEESMSNDTELLLMYAARAQHLQQVIVPALKAGKTVLCDRFTDASFAYQCTGRGLSKEKLALLNANFVSHMPNVTFWLDAPTELGMSRARARGALDRFEQEKATFFEKVRSGYQQLWQQQGERIKRLDATQTPEQVFSQALACLQSV, encoded by the coding sequence ATGTTTATTAGTTTTGAAGGCACTGAAGGTGTCGGGAAAACCACACTCATTGGTAAAATTTATGATTATCTGCAACAGCAAGGTCATGAAGTTGTACTGACGCGTGAGCCGGGGGGTACGCCGATGGCAGAACAAATCCGTTCCCTGCTGTTGTCAGTCAATCATGAAGAAAGCATGTCGAATGACACAGAACTGCTTTTAATGTACGCAGCACGTGCACAGCATTTACAGCAGGTGATTGTTCCTGCATTGAAAGCAGGTAAGACCGTACTGTGTGACCGTTTTACTGATGCCAGTTTTGCCTATCAATGTACAGGGCGTGGCTTAAGCAAAGAAAAACTGGCTTTATTAAATGCAAATTTTGTCTCGCATATGCCGAACGTTACTTTTTGGCTGGATGCGCCGACTGAGTTAGGGATGTCACGTGCGCGTGCACGGGGTGCATTAGATCGCTTTGAGCAGGAGAAAGCCACGTTCTTTGAGAAAGTACGTTCAGGCTATCAGCAGCTTTGGCAACAGCAGGGGGAACGGATTAAACGTCTGGATGCTACCCAAACACCAGAACAGGTATTTAGCCAGGCACTTGCGTGTTTGCAATCGGTGTAG
- a CDS encoding sulfate ABC transporter substrate-binding protein: MSISAKLKLGVLAAVISTISLAAAAKDFLNVSYDPTRELYEDVNKDFSKYWESRTGQKINFKQSHGGSGKQARAVIDGLDADVVTLALSADIDVIAEKTRQLPADWQKKLPHNSTPYTSTIVFLVRKGNPKHIKDWGDLVKPGIGIITPNPKTSGGARWNYLAAWAWAKHQAGGNDKTAQEFVRKIYKNTKVLDSGARGSTTTFAERGIGDVLLAWENEAHLALREQPGKFEIITPSLSILAEPPVAIVDKNAEKKGNKYLAQGYLNFLYSPRGQQLAAENFYRPRNAKTLAQYSKVFKPLKLVSIDQEFGGWSKVQKAHFENGGVFDQIVKANSAK, translated from the coding sequence ATGAGCATTTCGGCAAAATTGAAACTTGGAGTTTTAGCAGCAGTTATATCTACCATTTCTTTAGCTGCTGCAGCGAAAGATTTTCTCAATGTTTCTTATGACCCAACACGTGAACTTTATGAAGACGTGAACAAAGATTTTAGCAAATACTGGGAAAGCCGTACCGGACAGAAAATTAACTTCAAGCAGTCACACGGTGGTTCTGGCAAACAGGCACGTGCGGTCATTGATGGGCTGGATGCCGATGTGGTGACTTTGGCACTTTCTGCCGACATTGATGTAATTGCGGAAAAAACCAGACAGTTACCTGCAGACTGGCAAAAGAAGCTGCCACATAACTCAACGCCATATACCTCTACCATCGTATTTTTAGTACGTAAAGGCAACCCAAAACACATTAAGGACTGGGGTGATCTGGTTAAGCCGGGGATAGGCATTATTACACCAAATCCTAAAACCTCTGGCGGCGCACGCTGGAACTATTTAGCGGCATGGGCCTGGGCAAAACACCAAGCGGGTGGCAATGACAAAACTGCTCAAGAATTTGTGCGTAAAATTTATAAAAACACCAAGGTTCTCGATTCTGGCGCACGCGGTTCAACCACAACATTTGCAGAACGTGGCATTGGTGATGTGCTGTTGGCTTGGGAAAACGAAGCTCACTTAGCCCTTCGTGAACAGCCAGGAAAATTTGAAATTATCACGCCATCTCTGTCTATTTTGGCTGAGCCACCCGTGGCGATTGTAGATAAAAATGCAGAGAAGAAAGGCAATAAATACCTGGCTCAAGGCTACCTAAACTTCCTTTACTCGCCACGCGGCCAGCAACTTGCGGCTGAAAACTTTTACCGTCCACGCAACGCAAAAACATTGGCGCAATACAGCAAGGTATTCAAGCCCTTAAAACTGGTCAGCATCGATCAGGAATTTGGCGGCTGGAGCAAAGTTCAAAAAGCGCACTTTGAAAATGGCGGCGTATTTGACCAGATTGTTAAAGCCAATAGTGCAAAATAA
- a CDS encoding PaaI family thioesterase: MKSNKVEIIEFLQREFPQSLEKCEIETVTEKGATILYHVDEADLRPGGTVSGPTMMTAADYALYIAILGEIGIVALAVTTNLSINFLRKPTAAQDIRAVCQLMKVGKALIVGDVWLYSMNLDEPIAHAVGTYSIPSRQ; this comes from the coding sequence ATGAAAAGTAATAAAGTCGAAATTATTGAATTTTTGCAACGTGAATTTCCGCAAAGCCTGGAAAAATGTGAAATAGAAACAGTCACTGAAAAAGGAGCCACCATCCTCTATCATGTGGATGAAGCCGATTTAAGACCGGGTGGAACGGTATCAGGGCCGACCATGATGACCGCTGCTGATTATGCACTGTATATTGCCATACTGGGTGAAATCGGTATTGTGGCCTTGGCGGTCACCACTAATTTATCCATTAATTTTTTAAGAAAACCGACGGCAGCACAGGATATTCGTGCGGTCTGTCAATTAATGAAAGTGGGCAAGGCTCTCATTGTGGGTGATGTATGGTTATATTCCATGAATTTAGATGAACCGATTGCACATGCAGTGGGTACTTATTCCATACCATCCCGGCAATAA
- a CDS encoding sulfate ABC transporter substrate-binding protein, with protein sequence MRSLKIGVLAALISATSFTALAKDFLNVSYDPTRELYENYNKEFAAYWKKTTGQDINFKQSHGGSGKQARAVIDGLGADVVTLALAADIDAIAANSNLLPKDWQKKFPNNSTPYTSTIVFLVHKGNPKGIKDWGDLVKNNVGIITPNPKTSGGARWNYLAAWAWAKHQPGGNDAKAQEFVRQIYKNTKVLDSGARGATTTFAERGIGDVLLAWENEAHLAIREQPGKFEIITPSLSILAEPPVAIVEKNAQKDGNLNLAKAYLNYLYSPAGQTIAANNFYRPRNAAILAKHKSVFKPLKLVTINKEFGGWSKVQKAHFENGGVFDQIVKANSTK encoded by the coding sequence ATGCGCTCACTAAAAATCGGGGTTTTAGCAGCTCTTATTTCAGCAACGTCTTTTACTGCACTGGCAAAAGACTTTTTAAACGTTTCCTATGATCCAACGCGTGAATTGTATGAAAACTACAATAAAGAGTTTGCTGCATACTGGAAGAAAACCACAGGCCAAGATATTAATTTTAAACAGTCACACGGCGGTTCTGGCAAACAGGCACGTGCCGTGATTGATGGTCTGGGTGCCGATGTGGTGACGTTGGCACTTGCAGCAGATATCGATGCAATTGCAGCAAACTCAAATTTACTTCCAAAAGACTGGCAAAAAAAATTTCCAAATAACTCTACTCCCTATACCTCTACCATCGTCTTCCTTGTACATAAAGGCAACCCGAAAGGCATTAAAGACTGGGGCGATCTGGTCAAAAATAATGTCGGCATTATTACCCCAAACCCAAAAACCTCTGGTGGCGCCCGCTGGAATTATCTGGCAGCATGGGCTTGGGCGAAACATCAGCCAGGCGGTAACGATGCCAAAGCACAGGAGTTCGTACGTCAAATCTATAAGAACACCAAGGTCCTCGACTCTGGTGCACGCGGTGCAACCACGACATTTGCTGAGCGTGGCATTGGAGATGTATTGCTGGCCTGGGAAAACGAAGCTCATTTAGCTATTCGTGAACAACCGGGCAAGTTCGAAATTATCACACCGTCGTTGTCTATTTTGGCTGAACCCCCTGTGGCGATTGTAGAGAAGAATGCACAGAAAGACGGCAACCTGAATTTAGCCAAAGCTTATCTCAACTATTTATATTCACCTGCAGGTCAAACCATTGCTGCCAATAACTTCTACCGTCCGCGCAATGCAGCAATACTGGCAAAACATAAATCCGTATTCAAACCCTTGAAACTAGTCACCATTAATAAAGAATTTGGCGGCTGGAGCAAAGTTCAAAAAGCACATTTTGAAAATGGCGGCGTATTTGACCAGATCGTAAAAGCCAATAGCACCAAATAA
- the mltG gene encoding endolytic transglycosylase MltG, translating into MSSKKQKSKNKTASGFPLKGILILIAGLTVLFAVILGASLFKSYPVQGEKQMLAIGDGDSYSGFIDRLAQQDKVSFPIILKIYQKIMIHDSMKAGVYEIRQGMSVREVLELVSNAENAQMNRILVIEGTTFKQLIEILKKDDLVTKEVLNLPQDQMLKALGIPFNHPEGLFAPDTYFFAKGETDKKILTDLYKRQMKALDTAWANRASGLPYKDKYEALIMASIVEKETSLDHELNQVSGVFIRRLQQGMRLQTDPTVIYGMGDRYNGNITRTDLRTPTPYNTYTNNGLPPTPIALPSQKAIEAAMHPDNSSNIYFVATGNGGHKFSATLDEHNRAVQEYLTVIRSKN; encoded by the coding sequence ATGTCTAGCAAAAAGCAAAAATCGAAAAATAAAACTGCATCAGGATTTCCTTTAAAAGGCATCCTTATTTTAATTGCAGGTCTGACGGTATTATTTGCGGTTATCTTGGGTGCCAGCTTGTTCAAGTCCTATCCAGTGCAAGGTGAAAAGCAAATGCTGGCGATTGGAGATGGTGACAGTTATTCAGGCTTTATTGACCGTCTAGCTCAGCAAGATAAAGTCAGTTTTCCTATTATCCTGAAGATTTATCAAAAAATCATGATTCATGACAGCATGAAAGCTGGCGTTTATGAAATTCGTCAAGGCATGTCGGTACGTGAAGTGCTGGAACTGGTCTCGAATGCTGAAAATGCACAGATGAACCGCATTCTGGTGATTGAAGGTACGACCTTTAAACAGTTAATTGAAATTCTAAAGAAAGATGATTTAGTCACTAAAGAAGTGTTGAATCTTCCGCAAGATCAAATGCTAAAAGCCTTGGGTATTCCGTTTAACCATCCCGAAGGCCTGTTTGCGCCAGATACCTATTTCTTTGCCAAAGGTGAAACTGATAAAAAGATTTTGACCGATTTATATAAACGTCAAATGAAGGCTTTGGATACAGCATGGGCCAATCGTGCCAGTGGTTTACCTTATAAGGATAAATATGAAGCACTGATTATGGCTTCCATTGTGGAAAAAGAAACCAGTCTGGATCATGAGTTAAATCAGGTATCGGGGGTGTTTATCCGTCGTCTGCAACAGGGGATGCGTCTGCAAACCGATCCAACCGTGATCTATGGCATGGGTGACCGTTATAATGGCAATATCACCCGTACCGATTTGCGTACGCCTACGCCATATAATACTTATACCAACAATGGCTTGCCGCCAACGCCGATTGCCTTGCCAAGTCAAAAAGCTATTGAAGCTGCCATGCACCCGGACAATTCCAGCAATATCTATTTTGTCGCCACGGGTAATGGTGGGCATAAATTTAGCGCAACTTTGGATGAGCATAATCGTGCTGTGCAAGAATATCTAACTGTCATTCGTTCAAAAAATTAA
- a CDS encoding IS1-like element ISPa14 family transposase, whose protein sequence is MRITLEIKCPTCLSDSIKKNGIKVDGKQNYQCKDCKRQFIGDHALSYLGCNSGITRKILQLMVRGSGIRDIAEVERISIGKVLRTLTESTYQIQPKQSHYESLEVDEFWTFVGNKNNKQWLIYAYHRETGEIVAYVWGKRDLATVQRLKTKLKQLGIHYTRIASDHWDSFITAFKNCKQSIGKFFTVGIEGNNCKIRHRIRRGFRRSCNFSKKIENHFKAFDLTFFYINNGFI, encoded by the coding sequence ATGCGAATAACTCTAGAAATCAAATGTCCAACCTGCCTCAGTGACAGTATAAAGAAAAATGGCATCAAAGTAGATGGGAAACAAAACTATCAGTGCAAAGACTGTAAACGTCAGTTTATTGGTGACCATGCTCTGAGCTATCTAGGATGTAATTCAGGCATTACTCGAAAAATATTACAGTTGATGGTCAGAGGTAGTGGTATACGAGATATCGCTGAAGTTGAGCGAATCAGTATCGGTAAAGTTTTACGTACTTTAACCGAATCGACCTACCAAATTCAGCCTAAACAAAGTCATTATGAGTCTCTTGAAGTTGATGAGTTTTGGACTTTTGTGGGAAATAAAAATAATAAACAATGGCTTATTTACGCCTACCATCGAGAAACAGGTGAGATTGTTGCTTATGTTTGGGGTAAAAGAGACTTAGCTACAGTTCAACGATTGAAGACAAAGCTTAAACAATTAGGTATTCACTACACCCGAATTGCAAGTGATCATTGGGACAGTTTCATAACTGCTTTTAAAAACTGCAAGCAAAGTATTGGTAAATTTTTTACTGTAGGTATTGAAGGTAATAATTGCAAAATAAGGCATCGAATTAGGCGCGGTTTTAGAAGGAGTTGTAATTTTTCAAAAAAGATTGAAAACCATTTTAAAGCTTTCGACTTAACCTTTTTTTACATCAATAATGGCTTCATTTAA
- a CDS encoding acyl-CoA thioesterase: MSTVFDLEITVQAKDIDSLGHVNNVVYMHWMQDIATAHIEALGLGLKEYLELKHAMVAVEHHVQYRKAAFEGEKIILRTWLDDINALYSFRQYVFYRPQDQSVLFMGNTKWACVEIATGRPKRMSPTFSQAYQPISEQLNPLDFSQYDAMASN, encoded by the coding sequence ATGAGCACAGTTTTTGATTTGGAAATCACCGTTCAAGCAAAAGATATTGACAGTTTGGGACACGTAAATAACGTAGTGTATATGCACTGGATGCAGGATATCGCTACTGCACATATTGAGGCCCTGGGTTTGGGGCTGAAGGAATACCTGGAACTGAAGCATGCCATGGTTGCGGTAGAGCACCATGTGCAATACCGTAAAGCGGCATTTGAAGGCGAAAAGATTATCTTGCGTACTTGGTTGGATGATATCAATGCCTTGTATTCTTTCCGGCAATATGTGTTTTATCGTCCCCAAGACCAAAGCGTTTTATTTATGGGGAATACCAAATGGGCCTGTGTGGAAATTGCCACAGGTCGGCCAAAACGCATGTCTCCCACTTTTAGCCAAGCCTACCAGCCGATATCGGAACAGCTGAATCCGCTGGATTTTAGTCAGTATGATGCGATGGCTTCAAATTGA
- a CDS encoding Do family serine endopeptidase: MNNRYIQKGMYAAVFTMAAMQTQAASSVDFSNLVEQVSPAVVSVSVVKKMTQEELIQQQIPEILKRFFGNQVIVPQQQAQQEKTAYGSAFFISKDGYLLTNHHVVEDASKVTIMFNDRREIDATIVGSDARTDVALLKVNGSNFPELRTGNVDRLKVGEPVLAIGSPFGFDYSASAGIVSAKMRNMMGETSVPFIQTDVALNPGNSGGPLFNQNGEVVGVNSRIFSGTGGYMGLSFSIPIDVAMDVAEQLKKNGKVTRSYLGVMLQDIDRNLAESYNLSKPEGSLVTQVAPNSPAARAGFKAGDVILKYNGLPISRTSDLLNYLNRTSPNQNIQLQVLRDDKTRNISATLTTAPDDTPAPVEQAAQNKGPVLGVTIRNLTASEQSQLNLKGGILIQEVKRGGIASQSRIAVGDIITQINNKTILNSNDFIKTVSELKKGSIARVSIIRQDQRAILGMRIE; encoded by the coding sequence ATGAACAATCGCTATATACAAAAAGGAATGTATGCTGCTGTATTCACCATGGCAGCGATGCAAACACAAGCAGCTTCTTCGGTAGACTTTTCCAATCTGGTTGAACAGGTCAGCCCTGCTGTAGTGAGTGTCAGTGTCGTTAAAAAAATGACTCAGGAAGAGCTGATTCAACAGCAAATTCCTGAAATTTTGAAACGCTTTTTTGGCAATCAGGTGATTGTTCCACAGCAACAGGCTCAGCAAGAGAAAACCGCTTACGGCAGTGCATTTTTTATCAGTAAGGATGGTTATCTGTTAACCAATCATCATGTGGTTGAAGATGCATCCAAAGTGACCATTATGTTTAATGACCGCCGTGAGATTGATGCCACCATAGTCGGAAGTGATGCGCGTACTGATGTGGCGCTACTGAAAGTCAATGGTTCCAATTTCCCTGAATTGCGTACAGGCAATGTAGACCGGTTGAAAGTCGGTGAGCCGGTACTGGCGATTGGTTCACCTTTCGGTTTTGACTATTCTGCATCTGCCGGTATTGTCAGTGCGAAAATGCGTAACATGATGGGCGAAACTTCGGTGCCTTTTATTCAAACCGATGTGGCATTAAATCCGGGTAACTCAGGCGGTCCCTTGTTTAACCAAAATGGTGAAGTGGTGGGAGTAAACTCGCGTATCTTCAGCGGTACTGGCGGATATATGGGCTTGTCATTCTCCATTCCGATTGATGTGGCGATGGATGTGGCAGAGCAGCTGAAAAAGAATGGCAAGGTCACCCGTTCATATTTGGGAGTGATGTTGCAAGATATCGATCGTAACCTTGCTGAATCTTATAATCTGTCCAAGCCTGAAGGTTCATTGGTGACCCAGGTCGCTCCCAATTCCCCGGCAGCCAGAGCAGGCTTTAAGGCGGGTGATGTGATCCTGAAATATAATGGCTTGCCTATTTCCAGAACCTCTGATTTGCTCAACTACTTAAACCGGACTTCACCGAATCAAAACATTCAATTGCAAGTTTTACGTGATGATAAAACCCGTAATATCTCGGCAACATTGACCACTGCACCGGATGATACACCGGCACCAGTGGAACAGGCAGCACAAAATAAAGGTCCTGTTTTGGGGGTGACGATTCGTAATTTGACTGCCAGTGAACAATCCCAACTGAATCTTAAAGGCGGTATTCTGATTCAAGAAGTCAAACGGGGAGGGATCGCATCACAATCCCGTATCGCTGTAGGTGATATCATTACTCAAATCAATAATAAAACCATTTTGAATAGTAATGACTTTATTAAGACAGTATCCGAATTGAAAAAAGGTTCAATTGCACGTGTTTCTATTATTCGTCAAGATCAGCGCGCAATTTTAGGCATGCGTATTGAATAG